A genomic window from Silene latifolia isolate original U9 population chromosome Y, ASM4854445v1, whole genome shotgun sequence includes:
- the LOC141632925 gene encoding protein FAR1-RELATED SEQUENCE 5-like — protein MVFVPFTRVDHHKRCITFGDGLLGDESIECYTWLSRHFWKQWRVPTENYNYDRDKSMKSVVPEVFKESTHRLCMWHIMKKLREKVSYQLFQDEDFKTRLNRCVWNNQLEPDEFEEQWEKIMTDYQLVEHEWFSDLYDLREQWIPAYFKDVSMSGLMRVTSRSESENSFFDRFLTPHLTLVEFWVCYESALEAQRHKQSKLNSDNKHSEIPRKTKSNLEVHASEMYSHNIFKDFQTIGCDFVDCRFKDVEKIDETKIYILTDLQMPNKSWNVAYSPDNMEITCSVLCFERMGLLCERLWILHNQDFRKYRTT, from the coding sequence ATGGTGTTTGTGCCTTTCACGAGAGTTGATCACCACAAAAGGTGCATAACGTTTGGAGATGGGTTGTTAGGTGATGAAAGTATTGAGTGTTATACATGGCTTTCAAGACATTTTTGGAAGCAATGGCGGGTGCCAACCGAGAATTATAATTACGATCGGGACAAATCAATGAAGTCGGTGGTCCCGGAAGTGTTTAAGGAGTCAACACACAGACTGTGCATGTGGCACATAATGAAGAAACTAAGAGAGAAAGTCAGTTATCAACTGTTTCAAGATGAGGATTTTAAGACCAGGCTCAAtaggtgtgtttggaacaaccaacTTGAGCCTGATGAATTCGAAGAACAATGGGAGAAGATAATGACTGATTATCAACTTGTAGAACACGAGTGGTTTTCAGATTTGTACGATCTCAGGGAACAGTGGATCCCTGCCTACTTTAAAGATGTTTCAATGTCTGGCTTGATGAGGGTTACTTCTAGGTCTGAGAGTGAAAACAGTTTCTTTGACAGGTTCCTCACACCTCATTTGACCCTTGTTGAGTTTTGGGTGTGCTATGAGAGTGCCTTGGAAGCACAAAGACACAAGCAGTCCAAATTGAACAGTGACAACAAACACTCTGAAATCCCACGGAAAACAAAGTCAAACCTTGAAGTCCATGCTTCTGAAATGTACTCGcacaacattttcaaagactTCCAAACAATTGGTTGCGACTTTGTCGATTGCCGTTTTAAAGATGTggagaagattgatgagacaaaaatatatattctaacAGACTTGCAGATGCCAAATAAGTCATGGAACGTAGCATATTCACCGGATAACATGGAGATTACTTGTTCTGTTCTATGTTTCGAGAGAATGGGCTTGTTGTGCGAACGCCTTTGGATTCTACACAACCAAGATTTTCGAAAATACCGAACGACATAA
- the LOC141632924 gene encoding uncharacterized protein LOC141632924 has translation MYLHSTKYVPSYCALSRVCDDDYTASAKRVMEDMVVLDEKYAVGLQCFPANAAEKAYKLKLARAKHREQCAKWRNSFVPVTGEFSFDLGLEKDFAESEARLAAAKGVKRDCRVTGESSSATKRVHFMASPSYIPLSSNKQQSSRFDPLFSAIQDDTNVLTPLTAVHLQVADYVFSDRGINNRRSSEHLYSYKTYFATRMHLWSLKPSEHVSSVVIDCWSSYLNCKEEENNLGTPKRFFFTTLVHVSTFTYTLKCCV, from the exons atgtaccttcatagtactaaatATGTACCTTCATACTGTGCCTTGTCCAGAGTTTGCGATGATGACTACACTGCTTCAGCAAAGAGAGTCATGGAAGATATGGTTGTGTTAGATGAGAAATACGCGGTTGGTTTGCAATGTTTCCCAG CAAATGCAGCTGAGAAAGCGTACAAATTGAAACTTGCTCGTGCTAAACACAGAGAACAATGTGCTAAGTGGAGAAATTCATTTGTACCTGTCACTGGTGAATTTTCGTTCGATTTAGGGTTGGAGAAAGACTTTGCTGAGAGTGAGGCAAGGTTAGCCGCAGCTAAAGGGGTTAAACGGGATTGCCGTGTCACTGGTGAATCTTCTTCAGCTACCAAAAGGGTTCATTTCATGGCAAGTCCTTCTTATATACCTCTATCCAGCAACAAGCAACAGTCATCTCGTTTTGATCCGTTGTTTTCTGCTATCCAAGATGACACCAATGTGTTAACGCCTCTTACTGCGGTTCACCTTCAAGTGGCTGATTATGTTTTCAGTGACCGGGGCATTAACAATCGTCGTTCCAG TGAGCACTTATATTCGTACAAGACTTATTTTGCAACGCGAATGCATTTGTGGTCATTAAAGCCGTCTGAACATGTTTCGAGTGTTGTCATTGATTGCTGGTCATCATATTTGAattgtaaagaggaagaaaacaatcttggtactccgaagcggttcttttttaccacgcttgtgcatgtaagtacatttacatacactcttaaatgctgtgtgtaa